Proteins from a genomic interval of Papaver somniferum cultivar HN1 chromosome 4, ASM357369v1, whole genome shotgun sequence:
- the LOC113274082 gene encoding high-affinity nitrate transporter 3.2-like: MASTSLIYSLLVLCFASSTYGEPILFSSLQKSLLVEASPNPNQVLKSGEDKITVTWGLNQSFSDAEFKKVQVKLCFAPISQKERAWRKSESEISKDKTCQFTILTKPYSISSSNESFEWTIKRDIPSATYFVRVYVMNSADHEVAYGETTTDVKRTSNLFQIHGITGRHASLDIAAGIFSAVSVISLFGFFFMEKPRSKVSEQS, encoded by the exons atgGCTTCTACTAGTTTGATTTATTCTCTACTTGTCCTATGCTTTGCTAGTTCTACTTATGGTGAACCAATCCTCTTCTCATCCCTCCAAAAAAGTCTCTTGGTTGAAGCCTCACCGAATCCAAATCAAG TGTTGAAATCAGGAGAAGACAAGATAACGGTAACATGGGGATTAAACCAAAGTTTCTCAGATGCCGAATTCAAGAAAGTACAAGTAAAACTCTGCTTTGCTCCAATCAGTCAAAAAGAAAGAGCATGGAGGAAATCAGAGAGTGAAATATCCAAAGACAAAACTTGTCAATTCACCATTCTTACAAAACCATACTCCATATCATCATCAAATGAGAGTTTTGAATGGACAATTAAAAGAGATATCCCATCAGCTACTTACTTTGTAAGGGTTTATGTTATGAACTCAGCTGATCATGAGGTTGCTTATGGTGAAACTACTACTGATGTGAAACGTACTAGTAATTTGTTTCAAATTCATGGGATTACTGGTAGACATGCTTCACTTGATATTGCTGCTGGAATTTTCTCTGccgtctctgttatttctttgtttggATTCTTCTTCATGGAGAAGCCCAGATCTAAAGTTTCTGAACAAAGTTAA
- the LOC113276115 gene encoding high-affinity nitrate transporter 3.1-like: MVSSSQILVFSFVLLCFAGTCYGEKKKLHFSDLKNVLTVKTDAKENQVMKAGEEKISVTWGYNKSSPAGTDADFKKVKVELCFAPISQKERAWRKTEEEVHKDKTCQFLIVSKPYIAAEESFTWTIQKNIPSATYFVRAYVFNSADQEVAFGQSTDDKHATNLFTVQAITGRHASIDICAGVFSAFSVITLFVFFFLEKRKKA, from the exons ATGGTTTCTTCTTCtcaaattttggtattttcttttgttcttctttgctTTGCTGGAACTTGTTATGGAGAAAAAAAGAAGCTACACTTCTCTGACCTCAAGAACGTTCTTACAGTTAAAACTGACGCAAAAGAAAATCAAG TGATGAAAGCTGGAGAAGAAAAGATTTCAGTGACATGGGGATACAACAAAAGTTCACCGGCTGGAACAGACGCTGATTTTAAGAAGGTCAAGGTGGAGCTATGTTTTGCTCCGATCAGCCAAAAGGAACGTGCTTGGAGAAAAACGGAAGAGGAAGTTCATAAAGACAAAACTTGCCAATTCCTCATTGTTTCCAAGCCCTACATAGCTGCAGAAGAGAGCTTCACATGGACAATCCAAAAAAACATTCCTTCAGCTACTTATTTCGTGAGAGCATATGTCTTCAATTCTGCAGATCAGGAAGTCGCTTTTGGCCAAAGTACAGACGATAAACATGCCACAAACTTGTTCACAGTTCAAGCCATCACTGGAAGACATGCTTCAATCGATATTTGTGCTGGCGTCTTCTCTGCCTTCTCCGTGATTACTCTGTTTGTGTTCTTCTTCTTGGAGAAGAGGAAGAAGGCTTAA